A window from Phycisphaeraceae bacterium encodes these proteins:
- the mraY gene encoding phospho-N-acetylmuramoyl-pentapeptide-transferase, giving the protein MIPRVVELLQETLQSWGLSAVVRLMMQLEFRAFAAVIFSFAAVMLAGPRVIERLRRLKIGDNPEFHRSDLNELMKQKKGTPTMGGLLICGSVLLTTLLFADVVHNRYIHVTLAVLIWLAVVGGFDDWLKLTAARRAEGARDGLLAWEKLLFQLGIGLIASWFIYHASMLPDGHVLNLPFQRTHPPTAAEQFLQALPLEPGVLVLSLPLFLLIGTLFIAYTSNAVNITDGMDGLAGGVILVASFAMMLLCLIAGSQSHAYTLNLPYVPGTAELMVMAGAMAGATLGFLWFNCAPASVFMGDTGSLAMGGVLATMAVAIRQEILLILIAGICFAEAMSVMLQVTWFKSTRRMFGEGRRLFRCSPIHHHFQLVGWTETQVVTRFWLVSVMLTMIALASLKVR; this is encoded by the coding sequence ATGATTCCGCGCGTCGTTGAGCTGCTTCAGGAGACCCTCCAGTCGTGGGGGCTCTCGGCCGTGGTGCGGCTGATGATGCAACTGGAGTTCCGCGCCTTCGCCGCGGTCATCTTCAGTTTTGCCGCCGTCATGCTCGCGGGACCTCGGGTCATCGAGCGATTGCGGCGCCTCAAGATCGGTGACAACCCCGAGTTTCATCGCTCCGATCTCAATGAGCTCATGAAGCAGAAGAAGGGGACGCCGACGATGGGCGGCCTCCTCATCTGCGGCTCGGTGCTGCTGACGACGCTGCTCTTCGCCGATGTCGTCCACAACCGCTACATCCATGTCACCCTCGCCGTGCTCATCTGGCTGGCCGTGGTCGGCGGCTTCGATGATTGGCTCAAGTTGACCGCGGCGCGACGGGCCGAAGGTGCGCGTGACGGCCTGCTGGCGTGGGAGAAGCTGCTTTTTCAACTCGGCATCGGCCTGATTGCTTCGTGGTTCATCTACCACGCGAGCATGCTGCCTGACGGCCATGTGCTCAACCTTCCATTCCAGCGCACGCATCCGCCGACGGCGGCCGAGCAGTTCCTTCAGGCGCTTCCGCTTGAGCCGGGCGTGCTGGTGCTGTCGCTGCCGCTCTTTCTCCTCATCGGCACGCTCTTCATTGCGTACACCTCGAACGCGGTGAACATCACCGATGGCATGGATGGTCTCGCGGGCGGGGTCATTCTGGTGGCGAGCTTCGCCATGATGCTTCTCTGCCTGATCGCCGGTTCGCAGAGCCATGCCTACACGCTGAACCTGCCCTATGTGCCGGGCACCGCCGAGCTCATGGTGATGGCGGGGGCGATGGCCGGCGCGACACTCGGCTTCCTCTGGTTCAACTGCGCCCCGGCGAGCGTCTTCATGGGTGACACCGGCAGCCTCGCGATGGGCGGTGTGCTCGCGACGATGGCGGTCGCGATCAGGCAGGAGATCCTGCTGATTCTCATCGCGGGCATCTGCTTCGCGGAAGCGATGAGCGTGATGCTCCAGGTCACTTGGTTCAAGAGCACGCGCCGCATGTTCGGCGAGGGGCGTCGACTCTTCCGCTGCTCACCCATCCATCATCACTTCCAGCTCGTCGGATGGACCGAGACGCAGGTCGTGACCCGCTTCTGGCTCGTCAGCGTCATGCTGACGATGATTGCGCTTGCCAGCCTGAAGGTGCGCTGA
- a CDS encoding UDP-N-acetylmuramoyl-tripeptide--D-alanyl-D-alanine ligase, whose product MMDLTSEEAAAVVGGRWLSPPPEGALRGVGIDSRESLDGFLFVAIRGERLDGHDFLADAFVHRARAALIERPLAQTPGPCLLVPSTRAALTALARHTRECFTGRAAAVTGSCGKTTTRRLIASILEQIGPTVQSPRSFNNDLGVPLTILALRSHHRHLVAEVGMNAPGEIEPLVRLVRPHVSVITMIGHAHLERLGSVEAIAREKASIVTGLEPDGTVVLPAASELATHAVNEALEHHGRCASTPRLTFGLRQGDARLLSRSAGPAGDDIEIAGPWGVLHLRLALSGEHNAMNAVAAAAAAHALGANADAIRDGLMAVRPSEMRFVRESLGRFTLLNDAYNANPEAMRASITAFAEIERGATRRVTLLGEMLELGAQSHALHESLGTWLASAMAGAPPDLAIFVGEGSAPMAESFHRAAPGAPLVRLPDTSSASVETLLAALRPGDSVLVKASRGAALEKLIAGLREECQASATASGGGSSSGVRRK is encoded by the coding sequence ATGATGGACCTCACCTCGGAAGAGGCCGCGGCGGTGGTCGGCGGGCGCTGGCTCTCACCGCCGCCCGAGGGCGCTCTCCGCGGTGTCGGGATCGACTCGCGTGAATCGCTCGACGGGTTCCTCTTCGTGGCGATCCGGGGGGAGCGGCTCGATGGCCACGACTTCCTGGCCGACGCGTTCGTGCACAGGGCTCGCGCGGCGCTGATCGAACGGCCACTGGCGCAAACGCCGGGCCCGTGCCTGCTCGTCCCATCGACGCGTGCGGCCCTTACGGCGCTCGCCCGGCACACGAGGGAGTGCTTCACCGGTCGCGCGGCAGCGGTGACCGGAAGCTGCGGAAAGACCACGACGCGCCGACTGATCGCCTCGATTCTCGAGCAGATCGGCCCGACGGTGCAGAGCCCCAGGAGCTTCAACAACGACCTTGGTGTGCCGCTCACGATCCTCGCGCTGCGGTCCCATCACAGGCACCTCGTCGCCGAGGTGGGGATGAACGCGCCCGGGGAGATCGAGCCCTTGGTTCGACTGGTGCGTCCGCATGTCTCAGTCATCACGATGATCGGACATGCGCACCTCGAGCGCCTCGGCTCGGTTGAGGCGATCGCGCGCGAGAAGGCATCAATCGTGACGGGACTCGAGCCCGATGGCACGGTCGTTCTTCCGGCCGCGAGTGAGCTCGCGACTCACGCGGTGAACGAGGCGCTTGAACACCACGGTCGTTGCGCTTCGACGCCGCGCCTCACCTTCGGATTGCGGCAGGGTGATGCGAGACTCCTCTCTCGCTCCGCAGGCCCCGCGGGCGATGACATCGAGATCGCCGGGCCGTGGGGCGTCCTTCACCTGCGTCTTGCGCTCTCCGGTGAACACAACGCGATGAATGCCGTGGCCGCCGCCGCTGCCGCTCATGCACTCGGCGCCAACGCCGACGCGATCCGGGACGGCCTCATGGCCGTGCGCCCTTCGGAGATGCGTTTCGTCCGTGAATCGCTCGGCCGGTTCACGCTTCTGAACGACGCCTATAACGCGAATCCCGAGGCGATGCGCGCCTCAATCACCGCCTTCGCAGAGATCGAGCGTGGTGCCACGCGCCGGGTGACGCTTCTGGGTGAAATGCTCGAACTCGGAGCGCAGAGTCACGCGCTTCACGAATCGCTCGGGACCTGGCTCGCCTCAGCGATGGCGGGCGCACCGCCCGACCTTGCGATCTTCGTCGGCGAAGGGAGCGCCCCGATGGCCGAGAGCTTCCATCGCGCCGCGCCGGGCGCGCCGCTCGTGCGTCTGCCGGACACTTCATCGGCCAGCGTCGAGACGCTCCTTGCGGCGCTCCGGCCGGGAGACTCGGTGCTCGTCAAGGCTTCGCGTGGCGCAGCGCTCGAGAAGCTCATCGCCGGCCTGCGCGAGGAGTGTCAGGCTTCGGCGACGGCGTCGGGCGGAGGATCTTCGTCGGGGGTTCGCCGCAAATGA
- a CDS encoding UDP-N-acetylmuramoyl-L-alanyl-D-glutamate--2,6-diaminopimelate ligase: protein MRLSELIEKVPGLAWHGSAAAGGDPEVTHATDDSRRVGPGSIFIARPGQRGDGASFIPQAIARGAVAIAASDGVISRWRAKAEVASSGVRWVSTATPARSAALMAHAIAGWPGRSMKQVGVTGTNGKTTTATLTQQILAAAEWRCGLIGTVSIHDGVRSTPATLTTPDAESIVAALSAMRANGCRALSMEVSSHALDQERNAGLDFDAAIFTNLTGDHLDYHGTMEHYAAAKARLFASLRSDALAIVNAMDPWHRRMLEDCSARVILCEIVEQGQVARSDAMGRMNAQDRSAAGLETASPAGRGSAGGSAVAHGTAQDTAANPATGTAPASARLARASVEIHEMTIAGAALTFRGPWGEFRASVPFTGRHNAMNALQAIAAAHAIGLDARTLQSAVTSLAAPPGRLEPITAIDAPFQVFVDYAHTDDALQNVLSALRPLVTPPARLRVVFGCGGDRDPTKRPRMGRVACAGADLVTVTSDNPRSENPEAIIDAIMQGVEPSDRSRVERQVDRALAIDATIRAARPGDVVVIAGKGHENYQIIGGERRHFDDGEAARESLVRLGVGVRPARSGAELSECAS, encoded by the coding sequence ATGAGGCTGAGTGAACTGATCGAGAAGGTCCCGGGGCTCGCGTGGCACGGCAGCGCCGCCGCGGGAGGCGACCCCGAGGTCACCCATGCGACCGATGATTCGCGGCGCGTCGGGCCCGGTTCGATCTTCATCGCGCGGCCGGGGCAGCGTGGTGATGGCGCGAGCTTCATTCCGCAGGCGATTGCGCGCGGTGCGGTGGCGATTGCCGCGAGCGATGGAGTGATCTCGCGTTGGCGTGCGAAGGCCGAAGTCGCGTCAAGCGGCGTGCGATGGGTGTCGACGGCAACCCCGGCGCGAAGCGCTGCGCTCATGGCGCATGCCATTGCCGGCTGGCCGGGTCGCTCGATGAAGCAGGTCGGTGTCACAGGCACGAACGGCAAGACCACCACCGCCACACTCACGCAGCAGATTCTTGCGGCGGCGGAGTGGCGCTGCGGCCTGATCGGCACCGTGAGCATTCACGATGGTGTGCGCTCGACACCGGCGACACTGACCACACCCGATGCGGAGTCGATCGTCGCCGCGCTCAGTGCGATGCGGGCCAACGGCTGTCGCGCGCTCTCGATGGAGGTCTCGAGTCATGCCCTCGACCAGGAGCGCAATGCCGGGCTTGACTTCGACGCCGCGATCTTCACGAACCTGACAGGTGATCACCTCGACTATCACGGCACCATGGAGCATTACGCCGCGGCGAAGGCACGGCTCTTCGCCTCGCTTCGTTCTGACGCGCTGGCGATCGTCAACGCGATGGACCCGTGGCATCGCCGGATGCTTGAAGATTGTTCGGCGCGGGTGATCCTCTGCGAGATCGTGGAACAGGGGCAGGTGGCCCGGAGTGATGCGATGGGGCGAATGAACGCGCAGGACCGCAGCGCGGCGGGGCTTGAAACGGCGAGCCCGGCTGGGCGAGGGAGCGCGGGAGGAAGTGCAGTAGCCCATGGCACCGCGCAGGACACGGCGGCGAACCCTGCAACTGGAACTGCGCCCGCGAGCGCTCGGCTCGCTCGCGCGTCGGTTGAGATCCACGAGATGACCATCGCCGGCGCGGCGCTCACCTTCCGAGGGCCGTGGGGGGAGTTCCGGGCAAGCGTGCCCTTCACCGGTCGACACAATGCGATGAATGCACTTCAGGCCATTGCCGCGGCGCACGCCATCGGCCTCGATGCACGGACACTTCAATCGGCCGTGACTTCACTTGCCGCGCCACCCGGACGACTGGAGCCGATCACCGCGATCGATGCGCCCTTCCAGGTCTTCGTCGACTACGCCCACACCGACGATGCGCTTCAGAATGTCCTCTCGGCGCTGCGGCCGCTGGTGACGCCACCGGCTCGACTCCGGGTCGTCTTCGGCTGCGGCGGCGATCGTGACCCGACCAAGCGCCCCCGCATGGGGCGCGTCGCATGCGCCGGCGCCGATCTCGTGACCGTGACCAGTGACAATCCTCGCAGCGAGAATCCCGAGGCAATCATCGACGCGATCATGCAGGGTGTCGAGCCGAGCGATCGCTCACGGGTGGAGCGTCAGGTCGATCGTGCCCTCGCCATCGACGCGACGATTCGCGCGGCGCGTCCCGGCGATGTGGTCGTGATTGCAGGCAAGGGCCACGAGAACTATCAGATCATCGGCGGCGAGCGGCGCCACTTCGATGATGGCGAGGCGGCGCGCGAATCGCTCGTGCGACTGGGTGTTGGTGTACGCCCGGCACGAAGTGGCGCGGAGTTGTCGGAGTGTGCCTCATGA
- the queA gene encoding tRNA preQ1(34) S-adenosylmethionine ribosyltransferase-isomerase QueA translates to MAALVAAVIASLSAAITSAVVADIAALVAAANAIIALIAAPISAVMHRTRTPTSQLDYSLDPERIAREPVTPRDSARMMVVHRDADRVDHRTVRDLPDYLGAGDLIVINRTRVLAARLKFRRERDGKSFEGLLDAPLGGRSWRARIKHSKRLNPGDRLRVEPPGELDPHAQPQAQRRASPDATVVIEGPDADCTAIRFEGDEPIDELVERCGWTPLPPYIHRARQADHRPDDGAIDRLDRERYQTVYARPDGHGSIAAPTAGLHFTPELLEALRDRGATFADVQLQVGAGTFKPVETEFVDDHPIHSEWIHIPGETLDALAAKEPSRREGRGRVVAVGTTSVRTLESLPWPPDEAWLTAGWSTESSLMILPETPIRRVDALLTNFHLPRSSLLALVAAFVGLERLHRLYAEAQRERYRFFSFGDAMLIL, encoded by the coding sequence ATGGCTGCCCTCGTTGCCGCAGTCATCGCTTCCCTCAGCGCCGCCATCACTTCCGCAGTCGTCGCCGACATTGCTGCCCTTGTCGCCGCAGCCAATGCCATCATCGCCCTCATCGCCGCGCCCATCTCCGCCGTCATGCACCGCACGCGCACGCCAACTTCGCAGCTCGACTACTCGCTCGATCCGGAGCGCATCGCGCGCGAGCCGGTCACACCGCGCGACTCCGCTCGCATGATGGTGGTGCATCGCGATGCCGATCGCGTCGACCATCGCACGGTGCGTGACCTGCCGGATTACCTCGGCGCGGGTGACTTGATTGTCATCAACCGCACGCGCGTGCTCGCCGCCCGCCTCAAGTTCCGCAGGGAGCGCGACGGGAAGTCTTTCGAGGGGTTGCTCGATGCGCCGCTGGGAGGCCGTTCGTGGCGCGCTCGAATCAAGCACTCGAAGCGTCTCAATCCCGGCGATCGCCTGCGCGTCGAGCCGCCGGGAGAGCTGGACCCCCATGCCCAACCCCAAGCCCAGCGCCGAGCGTCGCCCGATGCGACTGTCGTCATTGAAGGCCCCGACGCTGACTGCACCGCCATCCGCTTTGAAGGGGATGAACCCATCGACGAACTCGTCGAGCGCTGCGGCTGGACTCCGCTGCCCCCCTACATTCACCGCGCCCGTCAGGCGGATCATCGGCCCGACGACGGCGCCATCGATCGCCTCGACCGCGAGCGCTACCAGACCGTCTACGCCCGACCCGACGGGCATGGTTCGATCGCCGCGCCGACGGCGGGATTGCACTTCACTCCTGAACTGCTCGAGGCGCTCCGAGATCGCGGGGCGACCTTCGCCGATGTGCAACTGCAAGTGGGGGCGGGCACCTTCAAGCCGGTCGAAACCGAGTTTGTCGACGATCACCCCATTCACTCAGAGTGGATCCACATTCCGGGCGAGACGCTCGATGCACTCGCCGCCAAGGAGCCGAGTCGTCGGGAGGGGCGGGGGAGGGTCGTCGCCGTCGGAACCACCTCGGTGCGCACGCTCGAGAGCCTGCCGTGGCCTCCGGACGAGGCGTGGCTCACCGCAGGGTGGTCCACGGAGAGTTCGCTCATGATCCTCCCTGAAACGCCCATCCGGCGCGTCGATGCGCTGCTCACGAACTTTCACCTGCCCCGATCGAGCCTGCTCGCCCTGGTCGCCGCATTCGTCGGACTCGAGCGTCTCCACCGGCTCTATGCCGAGGCGCAGCGGGAGCGTTACCGCTTCTTCAGTTTCGGGGACGCCATGCTCATCCTCTGA
- the def gene encoding peptide deformylase has protein sequence MKEIATRKIVLYPAPVLRRKAMSVATVDDSIRALVEDMFRVMRDEEGAGLAAPQVGESLRIFVTEARPDEREEAGVYINPIVEKAEGELDSMNEGCLSLPEIRGDIRRPLSVTLSWSDLDGVRHQRTHSGMLARVWQHECDHLDGVLIIDRMAPADRLRARKPLKALERDAAQ, from the coding sequence GTGAAGGAGATCGCCACGCGCAAGATCGTGCTCTATCCCGCCCCGGTGCTGCGACGGAAGGCCATGTCGGTCGCGACCGTCGATGACTCCATTCGAGCGCTGGTGGAGGACATGTTCCGCGTCATGCGCGATGAGGAGGGGGCGGGCCTGGCTGCTCCACAGGTCGGCGAGAGTCTTCGCATCTTCGTGACGGAAGCGCGGCCCGATGAGCGGGAGGAGGCGGGTGTCTACATCAATCCGATCGTCGAGAAGGCGGAAGGCGAACTCGACTCGATGAACGAGGGGTGCTTGAGCCTGCCCGAGATTCGAGGGGACATCAGGCGACCGTTGTCAGTCACGCTCTCATGGAGCGACCTCGACGGCGTTCGGCACCAGCGTACGCACTCGGGAATGCTCGCCCGCGTCTGGCAGCATGAGTGCGATCATCTTGATGGCGTGCTCATCATCGATCGCATGGCACCGGCTGACCGGCTTCGCGCCCGGAAACCGCTCAAGGCCCTCGAGCGTGATGCGGCGCAGTGA
- the kdsB gene encoding 3-deoxy-manno-octulosonate cytidylyltransferase — protein sequence MRDVAVVIPARYASSRFPGKPLAPILGKPMIQHVHERAATVARRVIVATDDERIATAVKAFGGEVVMTRGDHPNGTSRIAEVAATLHEDVIVNVQGDEPGLEPSLIERAVKALRAAGRGVPMATIASPFSHGEDPKSPHLVKVVVDRRGRALYFSRSVIPFARDDQPRDAADSTHAALLRHVGLYAYRRPFLATFVALEESPLERTEQLEQLRAIEHGYPIAVAVAEAAVHGIDTPEQLTAFEQALRRESP from the coding sequence ATGCGAGATGTGGCCGTCGTCATTCCTGCTCGCTACGCCAGCAGCCGCTTTCCCGGCAAGCCGCTCGCGCCGATCCTGGGAAAGCCAATGATCCAGCATGTGCACGAGCGAGCCGCGACGGTCGCCCGGCGCGTGATCGTCGCCACCGACGATGAACGAATCGCGACCGCCGTCAAGGCCTTCGGCGGCGAGGTTGTCATGACTCGGGGCGATCATCCCAACGGAACGAGCCGGATCGCCGAAGTCGCGGCGACCCTCCACGAAGATGTCATCGTGAATGTGCAGGGCGATGAGCCTGGCCTCGAACCGTCGCTGATTGAGCGCGCCGTCAAGGCGCTTCGCGCCGCGGGCCGGGGCGTGCCGATGGCGACCATCGCGTCACCCTTTTCGCACGGCGAAGATCCGAAGAGCCCGCACCTTGTCAAGGTTGTTGTCGATCGCCGCGGCCGGGCCCTCTACTTCTCGCGAAGTGTGATTCCCTTTGCACGCGACGATCAACCTCGCGACGCAGCCGACTCGACCCACGCGGCGCTGCTGCGCCATGTGGGTCTCTATGCCTACCGACGCCCCTTCCTCGCCACCTTCGTCGCCCTCGAAGAGTCACCGCTCGAGCGCACGGAGCAGCTCGAACAACTGCGGGCGATCGAGCACGGCTATCCGATTGCAGTCGCCGTGGCCGAAGCAGCCGTGCACGGAATCGACACGCCTGAGCAGCTCACGGCGTTTGAGCAGGCTCTTCGCCGCGAATCGCCCTGA
- a CDS encoding HEAT repeat domain-containing protein, which translates to MAEGQATSAVADCGDSGLGDPATVGRSAGAWSPLARSLQVIGGSLAVVALAVAALQATPRATAAEETAWGEWGCGRMMEVAGERGRGAFDPATGADNRNWAPDPLVEYRHLRLDLDLVDMDRARFEGLATYRIAPIGVPVQGLTLDCAGLDVKWVRWGKGMANAGEEIEFFHDGPKLGIRFAEPLPPREVEVAIRYSGDRPAQGLIFTPSLGSGEGTDAPEVHSQGQAESNHHWFPCHDFPNVRVAVDFYITAPKGLLVSGNGALIERRDSPVGGVTGAAPVGEARELWHWRQAEPIVPYLVAIVAGRFARVPLEAPESGVSMHVWVPPEREGDVERTFGNTDAMMRLYEHVFGQRYPWARYDQLVVRNFGAGGMENVAATTLHPGSLFDEIAGEEEDLDGLVSHELAHQWAGDLVTCRTWAHIWLNEGWATYATALWFEERDGEVGYFDSMVGNFGVAQRDSTNNQLPMVSPIYRNPWETFSRAANPYTKGASVLHMLRERLGEEIFYDGTRRYMAAHAGGLAETDDFRKALEAASGTSLEWFFDQWCLRPGSPNLKATVRYDAESRALTVRVEQTQKIDERTPAFRFDLPIYIETASGARTMPWEIRERVAERRFDLDGPPTMVAIDPRLATLKTLEVDMETKLLTAAAWRGPTQAARRFAIDALASRSEPASLDMLMDVATAVGAPRTSRRRAIEALADFGTPEALAKLIDLFDRGEADPRVRLALVRALQKQPKDDAAERLEKVALHDRSYQCRAAAASILGSIKASDRAEVLLTLTKQPSHQERIRGAAIEALVAIEDLRAIEPALALAARGNFDRARPDAIRALAKLGGMAESADRDRIIQALLPMLDDPERRSRDAAGEALATLRATEATDRLQAIASSDRDPGRRERAERWLRAIRGEEPAQTP; encoded by the coding sequence TTGGCCGAGGGACAGGCGACATCGGCGGTGGCCGATTGCGGTGACTCGGGTCTTGGCGACCCGGCGACAGTCGGGCGATCGGCAGGCGCGTGGTCACCTCTGGCGCGCTCCCTTCAAGTGATCGGCGGGAGCCTCGCGGTCGTCGCCCTCGCCGTCGCTGCACTCCAGGCGACACCGCGCGCCACGGCGGCTGAGGAGACGGCATGGGGCGAGTGGGGCTGCGGCCGCATGATGGAAGTCGCCGGGGAGCGGGGGCGCGGAGCCTTCGACCCTGCGACCGGAGCGGACAATCGCAACTGGGCGCCCGATCCGCTCGTTGAGTACCGACACCTTCGGCTTGATCTCGACTTGGTCGACATGGACCGCGCACGCTTCGAAGGCTTGGCGACCTATCGGATCGCGCCGATCGGCGTGCCTGTGCAAGGCCTCACCCTCGACTGCGCCGGTCTCGATGTGAAGTGGGTCCGCTGGGGCAAGGGCATGGCGAACGCCGGGGAGGAGATCGAGTTCTTCCACGATGGTCCAAAGCTGGGGATCCGCTTCGCCGAGCCATTGCCGCCACGCGAAGTCGAAGTCGCGATTCGCTACTCGGGCGACCGGCCGGCGCAGGGGCTCATCTTCACGCCATCACTCGGGTCCGGCGAGGGGACCGATGCGCCGGAAGTGCATTCACAGGGGCAGGCGGAAAGCAATCACCACTGGTTCCCATGCCACGACTTCCCGAATGTTCGTGTGGCGGTGGATTTCTACATCACGGCCCCGAAGGGGCTGCTGGTTTCAGGGAACGGAGCGTTGATTGAGCGGCGAGATTCGCCGGTCGGCGGAGTGACGGGCGCTGCGCCGGTGGGCGAAGCCCGCGAACTCTGGCATTGGCGGCAGGCGGAGCCGATCGTGCCCTACCTCGTGGCGATCGTCGCGGGGCGCTTCGCGCGCGTGCCGCTTGAGGCACCCGAGTCCGGGGTGTCGATGCATGTCTGGGTGCCGCCGGAGCGCGAAGGCGATGTCGAGCGCACCTTCGGCAACACCGACGCGATGATGCGCCTCTACGAGCATGTCTTCGGACAGAGGTACCCATGGGCGCGCTACGACCAGCTTGTCGTCCGCAACTTCGGTGCGGGCGGCATGGAGAATGTGGCGGCGACCACGCTCCACCCGGGCTCCCTCTTCGATGAGATCGCGGGTGAGGAGGAGGATCTCGACGGCCTCGTCTCCCATGAGCTCGCGCATCAGTGGGCAGGCGATCTGGTCACCTGTCGAACATGGGCGCACATCTGGCTCAATGAGGGGTGGGCGACCTATGCCACCGCGCTCTGGTTCGAGGAGCGCGACGGCGAAGTCGGCTACTTCGATTCGATGGTCGGCAACTTCGGTGTCGCGCAGCGCGACTCGACCAACAACCAGCTTCCGATGGTGAGTCCGATCTATCGCAATCCGTGGGAGACCTTCAGCCGTGCAGCCAATCCCTACACCAAGGGGGCGAGTGTGCTGCACATGCTGCGGGAGCGGCTGGGTGAGGAGATCTTCTATGACGGCACGCGCCGCTACATGGCCGCGCACGCAGGCGGGCTCGCTGAGACCGATGACTTCCGCAAGGCTCTCGAAGCGGCATCGGGCACCAGTCTCGAGTGGTTCTTCGATCAGTGGTGCCTGCGGCCGGGCTCGCCCAATCTGAAGGCGACCGTCAGGTACGACGCGGAGTCGCGGGCGCTCACTGTCCGCGTCGAGCAGACACAGAAGATCGACGAGCGCACCCCGGCCTTCCGCTTCGATCTGCCGATCTACATCGAGACGGCGAGCGGGGCGAGGACCATGCCTTGGGAGATCCGTGAGCGCGTTGCGGAGCGCCGCTTCGATCTCGACGGACCGCCGACGATGGTGGCGATTGATCCGCGCTTGGCCACGCTGAAGACGCTCGAAGTGGACATGGAGACCAAGCTGCTCACGGCGGCGGCGTGGCGCGGCCCTACGCAGGCGGCGCGGCGGTTTGCGATTGATGCACTGGCGTCCCGCAGCGAACCCGCATCACTCGACATGCTCATGGATGTTGCCACGGCGGTGGGGGCGCCGCGCACCAGTCGGCGCCGCGCAATCGAGGCGCTTGCGGATTTCGGAACTCCGGAAGCGCTTGCAAAGCTGATCGACCTCTTCGATCGCGGGGAGGCCGATCCGCGCGTGCGACTGGCGCTCGTTCGCGCCTTGCAGAAGCAGCCGAAGGATGATGCCGCAGAGCGCCTCGAGAAGGTGGCGCTGCATGATCGCAGCTACCAGTGCCGCGCCGCCGCAGCGAGCATCTTGGGATCGATCAAGGCGAGTGATCGGGCGGAGGTGCTCCTCACCCTCACGAAGCAGCCGAGTCACCAGGAGCGCATCAGGGGCGCGGCGATCGAGGCGCTCGTGGCCATCGAGGACCTTCGGGCGATCGAGCCGGCGCTCGCCTTGGCGGCGCGGGGCAACTTCGATCGGGCTCGCCCCGATGCGATCCGCGCCCTCGCGAAGCTGGGCGGCATGGCCGAGTCGGCCGACCGGGACCGCATCATTCAGGCACTCCTGCCGATGCTCGATGACCCCGAGCGTCGAAGCCGCGACGCGGCGGGCGAGGCGCTCGCCACGCTTCGTGCGACGGAAGCCACCGATCGACTCCAGGCGATCGCCTCAAGCGACCGTGACCCGGGGCGGCGAGAGCGAGCGGAGCGATGGCTCAGGGCGATTCGCGGCGAAGAGCCTGCTCAAACGCCGTGA